Proteins from a single region of Pseudarthrobacter sp. NIBRBAC000502772:
- a CDS encoding pyruvate, water dikinase regulatory protein codes for MTNDEIRPVYFLSDSTGITAETLGNTLLTQFPANNFDRITVPFITTVDQARSVVGTIDKLVATGPRPVVFSTAVSADIRQAIAKCQGIIVDLIGTHVGQLEHALGSQASGEPGRAHGLGNAERYQSRMAAVEYAMEHDDGQSLRALEKAQVILVAPSRCGKTPTTMYLALQHGIFAANFPLVDEDFQREGLPKPLRPFVEKCFGLSSNPLRLSQIRTERRRGSPYASLRQCGFELRSAEQLYVSHRIPYLNSATVSVEEMAATILQRMNLKH; via the coding sequence ATGACCAATGACGAGATTCGGCCTGTCTACTTCCTTTCGGACAGCACCGGCATCACCGCGGAAACGCTCGGCAACACCTTGCTGACGCAGTTCCCCGCGAACAACTTTGACCGCATCACGGTCCCGTTCATTACCACCGTCGACCAGGCCAGGTCCGTGGTGGGCACCATCGACAAACTGGTCGCCACCGGCCCGCGGCCCGTCGTCTTTTCCACCGCCGTCAGCGCTGACATCAGGCAGGCCATCGCCAAGTGCCAGGGGATCATCGTGGATCTTATCGGGACGCATGTGGGACAGCTGGAGCATGCCCTCGGTTCCCAGGCCAGCGGCGAACCCGGCAGGGCCCACGGCCTGGGCAACGCGGAGCGGTATCAGTCCCGGATGGCCGCCGTCGAGTACGCCATGGAACACGACGACGGCCAGAGCCTGCGGGCGCTGGAAAAGGCGCAGGTCATCCTGGTGGCACCGTCCCGCTGCGGAAAAACGCCCACCACCATGTACCTGGCGCTGCAGCACGGCATCTTCGCCGCGAACTTCCCGCTGGTGGACGAGGATTTTCAGCGGGAAGGGCTGCCCAAGCCGCTGCGGCCTTTTGTTGAGAAGTGTTTCGGGCTGTCCTCCAACCCCCTGCGGCTGAGCCAGATCCGCACCGAGCGGCGCCGCGGCTCACCCTACGCGTCGCTGCGGCAGTGCGGCTTCGAGCTGCGCAGCGCCGAGCAGCTTTACGTCTCCCACCGGATCCCGTACTTGAATTCGGCCACCGTGTCCGTGGAGGAAATGGCCGCCACCATCCTGCAGCGGATGAACCTAAAACATTAG
- a CDS encoding alpha/beta hydrolase: MGHSIAGFTTLHYANKYPAEVSAVIGIDPTVPTATTAPSDGPAPAELPPSGNFWERMPSTIGLVRWAAAVGLTDPDSDSYTTAEIDRMRMLQSWNFGNQALTDETNRIGENSLKIQALRYADQLPVLQFLARETIQRRPEWQDIHERQLLNVTHHELVVLDGKHYLHWSQSAEMAKRIDEFLGGTQ, translated from the coding sequence GTGGGCCACTCGATCGCGGGCTTCACCACCCTGCACTACGCCAACAAGTACCCCGCGGAAGTCTCTGCCGTCATCGGGATCGACCCCACTGTGCCTACCGCCACCACCGCACCCAGTGACGGACCGGCACCTGCCGAACTGCCGCCGTCGGGCAATTTCTGGGAACGGATGCCTTCGACCATCGGACTGGTCCGCTGGGCCGCGGCCGTCGGCCTCACCGACCCGGACAGCGACAGCTACACAACGGCGGAAATTGACCGGATGCGCATGCTGCAGAGCTGGAACTTTGGCAACCAGGCACTCACCGACGAAACGAACCGGATTGGGGAGAACTCCCTCAAGATTCAGGCCCTCCGCTATGCCGACCAGCTTCCGGTGCTGCAGTTCCTCGCCCGGGAAACCATCCAGCGACGGCCCGAATGGCAGGACATCCATGAACGCCAGCTGCTCAATGTCACGCACCATGAGCTGGTGGTTCTTGACGGCAAGCACTACCTGCACTGGAGCCAATCCGCGGAGATGGCGAAAAGGATTGATGAGTTCCTGGGCGGGACGCAGTAG
- a CDS encoding GAF and ANTAR domain-containing protein: MTNSPEHELLLELQDLIIGTGSVADFLGGFAVIAAAALSRSASATVECGVTLKHARKTTTVGGSTERAIHLDRIEQAVGDGPCIAALKAATPVLLADVRTDPRWPTYQERLIEEGIHSVLGIPLELGENAAAVLNFFAPATGVFTEDTISEAASFADVAGSAVRLAVRVGTAESAADDLSAAMMSRTAINIACGIIMAQNRCSQTEAMSILMKVSSHRNQKLRDVADEIVRKVSGEEATTYFDM; encoded by the coding sequence ATGACCAATTCGCCCGAACACGAACTGCTCCTTGAACTGCAGGACCTGATTATCGGCACTGGATCGGTGGCTGACTTCCTGGGCGGGTTCGCCGTCATCGCAGCGGCCGCCCTGAGCCGCTCCGCAAGCGCCACCGTGGAGTGCGGGGTCACCCTCAAACACGCCAGGAAAACCACAACGGTAGGCGGCAGCACCGAGCGCGCCATCCACCTGGACCGCATCGAACAGGCCGTGGGCGACGGACCCTGCATCGCGGCGTTGAAGGCAGCGACCCCTGTCCTGCTGGCCGATGTCCGCACCGACCCTCGCTGGCCGACCTACCAGGAGCGCCTGATCGAGGAGGGCATCCACAGCGTCCTGGGCATCCCCCTGGAACTTGGCGAAAACGCCGCCGCGGTTCTGAACTTCTTCGCGCCGGCCACTGGTGTGTTCACGGAGGACACCATCAGCGAGGCAGCCAGCTTCGCCGACGTCGCCGGCAGTGCCGTCCGCCTGGCCGTCAGGGTGGGAACCGCCGAGAGCGCCGCGGATGACCTGAGCGCGGCGATGATGAGCCGCACGGCCATCAACATTGCCTGCGGGATCATCATGGCCCAGAACCGCTGCAGCCAGACCGAGGCGATGTCCATCCTGATGAAGGTCTCCAGCCACCGGAACCAGAAACTCCGGGACGTTGCCGACGAGATCGTCCGGAAGGTCTCGGGCGAGGAAGCCACCACCTACTTCGACATGTAG